One Gloeobacter morelensis MG652769 DNA window includes the following coding sequences:
- a CDS encoding serine/threonine protein kinase, with protein sequence MARSKVPSECCERQGGLTRFCRVCGRMLTGGEVLENPETGNRYERVDTLAQGGMSTTYLVFNHQTDRLAVLKEIDADLSRKAKARELFLREAQVLAGLDHGGIPRFYDYFSTDERHYLVMEMIHGLTLEQVQPRSAAQAAGWMIEACNVLVYLHGLQPPVIHRDIKPANLILRYNPREVVLIDYGAVKLAGGRQGTRIATPGYSPPEQGRGRPCLQSDIYGVGMTLVFLLTRQFPGRFYHPRERRLVGLEEAGIEAPLAAVIAKATAYHPQERHRDSQELAQALSPFALG encoded by the coding sequence GTGGCCAGGAGCAAGGTGCCCTCAGAATGCTGCGAACGGCAGGGCGGCCTGACGCGCTTTTGCCGGGTCTGCGGCCGTATGCTTACAGGTGGCGAAGTGCTCGAAAATCCGGAGACCGGCAATCGCTACGAACGGGTCGACACCCTGGCCCAGGGGGGTATGAGCACGACCTATCTGGTCTTCAACCACCAGACCGACCGGCTCGCGGTGCTCAAAGAAATTGACGCAGATCTCTCGCGCAAGGCTAAGGCGCGGGAGCTGTTCTTGCGCGAGGCGCAGGTGCTCGCCGGACTCGACCACGGCGGCATCCCCCGCTTTTACGATTATTTCTCGACCGACGAACGCCACTATTTGGTCATGGAGATGATCCACGGCCTCACCCTGGAGCAGGTGCAACCCCGTTCCGCCGCCCAGGCGGCAGGCTGGATGATCGAAGCGTGCAACGTGCTTGTCTACCTGCACGGCTTGCAACCGCCGGTCATCCACCGCGACATCAAGCCCGCCAATTTGATCTTGCGCTACAACCCCCGCGAGGTGGTGCTCATCGACTACGGTGCGGTCAAGTTGGCCGGCGGCAGACAGGGCACGCGCATCGCCACCCCCGGCTACAGTCCGCCGGAGCAGGGGCGGGGACGGCCCTGTCTGCAGTCGGACATCTACGGCGTGGGGATGACGCTGGTATTTTTGCTCACTCGCCAATTTCCGGGCCGCTTCTACCACCCGCGCGAGCGGCGGCTGGTGGGTCTGGAGGAAGCCGGGATCGAAGCGCCGCTCGCGGCGGTGATCGCCAAAGCCACCGCTTACCACCCCCAGGAGCGCCACCGCGACAGCCAGGAGTTGGCCCAGGCCCTGTCGCCCTTTGCCCTGGGTTGA
- the dapL gene encoding LL-diaminopimelate aminotransferase, whose amino-acid sequence MKTAARLDRIPPYLFAEIDRRRDEAVARGVDIINMGIGDPDKPTPPVVLEAMHAAIDDPSTHNYPPYKGTRAYREAAAAWFERRFGVGGFNPDTEVISSIGSKEAIHNTFLAFVDPGDYTLIPDPAYPVYRTSTIFAGGEFFTMPLLPENQLLPDLEAVPEAVACKAKLLWLNYPNNPTGAVAPLEFFEKVVHFAKKHDILVCHDNAYSEMAYDGYKPPSILQVPGARDVAIEFLSCSKAYNMTGWRVGFVIGNRTGIAGLGQVKTNIDSGVFKAIQQAAIAAFGLDDERLHELMAVYQNRRNIIVEGLRSLGWPLEAPKATLYVWAPIPKSFGSSVEFVGALLDKCGIIVPPGNGYGEHGEGFFRIALTVPDERMREAIGRMEAAGIRFEG is encoded by the coding sequence ATGAAGACTGCCGCCCGCCTCGATCGCATCCCGCCTTATCTTTTTGCCGAAATCGACCGCCGCCGCGACGAGGCCGTCGCCCGCGGCGTGGACATCATCAACATGGGCATCGGCGACCCGGACAAACCCACCCCCCCGGTGGTACTGGAGGCGATGCACGCGGCCATCGACGACCCCTCCACCCACAACTACCCGCCCTACAAGGGCACCAGAGCTTATCGGGAGGCGGCGGCGGCCTGGTTCGAGCGGCGCTTCGGCGTGGGCGGCTTCAACCCGGATACCGAGGTAATTTCTTCGATCGGCTCCAAAGAAGCGATTCACAACACGTTTTTGGCCTTCGTCGATCCGGGCGATTACACCCTCATCCCCGATCCGGCCTATCCGGTCTATCGCACCTCGACGATTTTTGCCGGGGGCGAATTTTTTACGATGCCACTGCTGCCCGAAAACCAGCTGCTGCCGGATCTGGAGGCGGTGCCCGAGGCAGTGGCCTGCAAGGCGAAACTGTTGTGGCTCAACTACCCCAACAACCCCACCGGAGCGGTCGCCCCGCTCGAATTTTTTGAGAAGGTCGTCCACTTTGCCAAAAAGCACGACATTCTCGTTTGCCACGACAACGCCTACAGCGAGATGGCCTACGACGGCTACAAGCCGCCCAGCATTCTGCAGGTGCCCGGAGCCCGCGATGTCGCCATCGAATTTCTCTCGTGCTCAAAAGCCTACAACATGACCGGCTGGCGCGTCGGCTTTGTGATCGGCAACCGGACGGGGATTGCCGGACTCGGCCAGGTAAAGACCAACATCGATTCGGGCGTCTTCAAGGCTATCCAGCAGGCGGCGATTGCCGCCTTCGGCCTCGACGACGAGCGGCTGCACGAACTGATGGCCGTCTACCAGAACCGCCGCAACATCATCGTCGAGGGCCTGCGCTCGCTGGGTTGGCCCCTCGAAGCCCCGAAAGCCACCCTCTACGTCTGGGCACCCATCCCGAAATCCTTCGGCTCATCGGTCGAATTTGTGGGGGCATTACTTGATAAGTGCGGGATCATCGTTCCGCCGGGCAACGGCTACGGCGAGCACGGCGAGGGCTTCTTCCGCATCGCCCTGACGGTGCCCGACGAGCGCATGCGCGAGGCGATCGGCCGCATGGAAGCTGCCGGTATCCGCTTCGAGGGCTAG
- a CDS encoding protochlorophyllide reductase → MAEQTVIITGASSGVGLHAAHSLAQSGRWHVVMACRDQAKAQNAAASLAMPPQSYTIVHLDLASLASVRRFVEDFRALGRPLHALVCNAAVYTPTAREPRYTADGFELSVGTNHLGHFLLCNLLLEDLKNSPAAEPRLVILGTVTHNPKELGGSIPPRPDLGDLAGLEQGFKAPQTMIDGKAYNPVKAYKDSKVCNLLTMRELHRRYHLSHGVTFSALYPGCVATSGLFRESPRLFQVLFPVFQKYVTGGFVSEEEAGRRVAAVVADPDYSRSGVYWSWGNRQKKDGKSFIKDVSTEASDADKARRLWALSTRLVGLA, encoded by the coding sequence GTGGCTGAACAGACGGTGATCATCACAGGCGCATCCTCAGGAGTCGGCCTGCACGCGGCCCATTCCCTCGCCCAAAGCGGGCGCTGGCATGTGGTCATGGCCTGCCGGGATCAAGCCAAAGCCCAGAACGCCGCCGCCAGTCTCGCCATGCCCCCGCAAAGCTACACGATCGTGCACCTGGATCTTGCTTCGCTAGCAAGCGTGCGCCGGTTCGTCGAGGATTTTCGAGCCCTCGGACGGCCCCTCCACGCACTGGTGTGCAACGCAGCCGTATACACCCCCACCGCCCGCGAGCCGCGCTACACCGCCGACGGCTTTGAGCTGAGCGTCGGCACCAACCACCTCGGCCATTTTTTGCTGTGCAATCTGTTGCTTGAAGATCTAAAAAATTCCCCCGCTGCTGAGCCACGGCTGGTCATCCTGGGGACTGTCACCCACAACCCCAAGGAATTGGGCGGCAGCATCCCACCCAGACCGGACCTGGGGGATCTCGCCGGGCTGGAGCAAGGCTTCAAAGCGCCCCAGACCATGATCGACGGCAAAGCGTACAACCCCGTCAAAGCCTACAAAGACAGCAAAGTCTGTAATTTGCTCACCATGCGCGAATTGCACAGACGCTACCACCTCTCCCACGGCGTCACCTTCAGCGCCCTCTACCCCGGCTGCGTGGCCACTTCTGGATTGTTTCGCGAATCGCCCCGTTTGTTTCAAGTGCTCTTTCCGGTCTTTCAGAAATACGTCACCGGGGGATTCGTCTCCGAAGAGGAGGCAGGTCGCCGGGTCGCCGCCGTGGTGGCCGATCCGGACTACAGCCGCTCCGGGGTCTACTGGAGCTGGGGAAATCGCCAGAAAAAAGACGGCAAGTCCTTCATCAAAGATGTCTCCACCGAGGCGAGCGATGCAGACAAAGCCCGGCGCCTGTGGGCTCTGAGTACCAGACTGGTCGGACTTGCCTAG
- a CDS encoding DUF2358 domain-containing protein, translating to MDILEILKADYQRFPEDQTYAIYANDVYFKDPLNRFRGIERYRRMIGWMHRWFQQIRLELHSIERQQTRIVTTWTLSWQAPLPWKPRIVIDGWSELDLDAQGQIAAHIDHWRCSPGDVAWQHLGFAARLTPPASAAK from the coding sequence ATGGATATTCTAGAAATTCTCAAAGCGGACTACCAGCGCTTCCCCGAAGACCAGACTTACGCCATTTATGCAAACGACGTCTACTTCAAAGACCCGCTCAACCGCTTCCGGGGCATCGAGCGCTACCGCCGGATGATTGGCTGGATGCACCGCTGGTTCCAGCAGATCCGCCTGGAGCTGCACAGCATCGAGCGCCAGCAAACACGGATCGTTACAACCTGGACCCTGAGCTGGCAGGCACCTTTACCCTGGAAGCCGCGCATCGTCATCGACGGCTGGAGCGAACTGGATCTTGACGCCCAGGGACAGATCGCCGCGCACATAGACCACTGGCGCTGCTCGCCCGGCGACGTGGCCTGGCAACACCTCGGCTTTGCCGCCCGCTTGACGCCACCGGCCTCGGCCGCAAAATGA
- a CDS encoding FAD-dependent oxidoreductase: MPLSEAILTLQDQDNLQRAERLWQQLRSPGPRAAEAVVLRSTGRLGAVDWDVIVAGGTLGVMLAAALARRGLRVALIERGTLVGRAQEWNVSRPDLDIFVKLGLLSADELERVIASRSAGARVAIAGGTPVPVQGVLDVGVDPVYLLAVLKERFLVAGGTLFEHAPFVRAAVHPDGVAVAAGEKRLTGRLLIDAMGHFSPIVRQARGAARPDGVCLVVGSCAQGFAADNQTDLIASITPVLNRCQYLWEAFPARDGRTTYLFTYLDAHPGRLGLGELFEEYLRLLPAYQSTPLERLRFRRLLFGLFPSYRQALDLTGWDRILAVGDSAGNQSPLSFGGFGAMLRHLGRLEAGTAEALAADCLGGRDLQRLQPYQPNLAVTWLFQKAMSVGVDQNVNPDRINRLLATVFAQMEALGDGVLRPFLQDVVRLDALSTTLARVALADPGLVLALVGHLGPGALAEWAGHYLNLVGYTALDRLGATLHGPIESLPPPARYRANRRLEAWRYGSGHDLAQ, from the coding sequence GTGCCCCTGAGCGAAGCGATTTTGACCCTCCAGGACCAGGACAATCTACAGCGCGCCGAGAGGTTGTGGCAGCAGCTGCGCAGCCCTGGCCCCCGGGCGGCTGAGGCGGTGGTTTTGCGCAGCACCGGGCGCCTCGGCGCTGTGGATTGGGATGTGATTGTTGCAGGAGGAACCCTCGGCGTTATGCTCGCAGCGGCCCTGGCCCGGCGGGGCCTGCGGGTGGCGCTGATCGAACGTGGCACGCTCGTTGGGCGCGCTCAAGAATGGAACGTCTCGCGGCCGGACCTGGATATCTTTGTCAAGCTGGGGCTGTTGAGTGCCGATGAACTGGAGCGGGTGATCGCCAGCCGCTCCGCCGGTGCCCGGGTCGCCATCGCGGGGGGCACGCCGGTGCCGGTGCAGGGGGTACTCGATGTCGGTGTCGATCCGGTGTACTTGCTTGCGGTGCTCAAGGAGCGCTTTTTGGTGGCGGGCGGTACCCTTTTCGAGCACGCCCCCTTTGTGCGGGCGGCGGTCCATCCCGACGGCGTGGCTGTGGCGGCAGGGGAAAAGCGCCTGACCGGCCGGTTGCTCATCGATGCGATGGGCCATTTTTCGCCCATTGTCCGCCAGGCCCGCGGCGCTGCCCGCCCCGACGGCGTCTGCCTGGTGGTGGGCAGTTGCGCCCAGGGCTTCGCTGCAGACAACCAAACCGATCTGATCGCCTCGATCACGCCGGTGCTGAACCGCTGCCAGTACCTTTGGGAGGCGTTTCCGGCCCGCGACGGGCGCACCACTTACCTGTTCACCTATCTCGACGCCCACCCGGGGCGGCTGGGGTTGGGCGAGTTGTTCGAAGAATATCTGCGTCTGTTGCCCGCCTACCAGAGCACGCCGCTCGAGCGGCTGCGCTTTCGGCGGTTGCTGTTCGGGTTGTTCCCGTCCTACCGCCAGGCTCTCGATCTTACCGGGTGGGATCGGATCCTGGCAGTGGGCGACAGCGCCGGCAACCAGTCGCCTCTCAGTTTCGGCGGCTTCGGGGCGATGCTCAGGCACCTCGGGCGGCTGGAGGCGGGCACAGCGGAGGCACTGGCCGCCGACTGCCTGGGCGGGCGGGATCTGCAGCGGCTGCAGCCTTACCAGCCGAATCTGGCGGTGACCTGGCTGTTTCAAAAGGCGATGAGCGTTGGGGTCGATCAAAACGTGAATCCCGATCGGATCAACCGGCTGCTCGCCACGGTCTTCGCCCAGATGGAGGCGTTGGGCGATGGGGTGCTGCGGCCTTTTTTGCAGGATGTGGTGCGCCTCGACGCGCTCAGTACCACCCTCGCGCGCGTCGCCCTCGCCGATCCGGGTCTGGTGCTTGCCCTGGTGGGCCACCTCGGACCGGGGGCGCTGGCCGAATGGGCGGGGCATTACCTGAACCTGGTGGGCTATACCGCGCTCGATCGCCTGGGTGCAACGCTGCACGGCCCGATCGAAAGCCTGCCGCCCCCGGCGCGCTACCGGGCCAACCGCCGGTTGGAAGCCTGGCGTTACGGTTCGGGCCACGATCTGGCGCAATAG
- a CDS encoding AAA family ATPase: MAPGEAADGGLLPGARRLVELAQQKQQHGGRQHLHSAHWLLALLERHGAMVESMVDGLDATALAGQWQNQLAQGETGTPLACTEVLELARANAEARGQNRISERDIAAVILARCGYRPAQKDLLIVVEAMATPPGYRPRAHRPTPMLERFGRDLTREAQQGQLSAFVGREEEVQLVIETLCRRTKRNPLLVGPAGVGKTAIVEELAQRLVASQVPAVLVGARLFAVQPSTLVAGTSVVGELENRFKALLKEASQDGVLLFIDEVHSVVGAGGRTGTDDVASLLKPALARGEIACIAATTDDEFRRYIEPDAALERRFQPIRIQELNAEQTLVVLGALAGELGQLRGVQVGGAALSWLVDFAAQFLPNRRFPDKAIDLLEQCIAYAVARDKHAVELADAAAVARRMVGMPVAVTERLAALRRELPGRVALVEEDIQALVGRLNVTLRSLDLRPARPNAALLLVDRAAALGEALGGALAELLFGSAERVIAIDFGSFTSPADLSMLLGAPPGYVGYADTLPIHRLAQMPWCVLRCDNVHACHPQIRQVLAQALESGFFTDAHGKRAYLSDAVVLITAEVALASQRSLGFAGERPAADSESPGIIQSASAMLGAGFVDRCDLVFAAVAGADAAQQRWLRERLLAELSVRYRRQGLELHWDDSLVQWLAGQRTAQSGPRDWERLVDERLSPALIEHLPFGEQVRSLVVRFEAGTIRTDDYQPEERQRHDGI, from the coding sequence ATGGCACCTGGCGAGGCTGCCGACGGCGGGCTGTTGCCCGGAGCCAGGCGGCTGGTAGAACTGGCACAGCAAAAACAACAGCATGGCGGCCGGCAGCACCTGCACAGCGCCCACTGGTTGCTGGCACTCCTGGAACGCCACGGAGCGATGGTCGAGAGCATGGTGGACGGCCTCGACGCCACTGCCCTGGCCGGGCAGTGGCAAAACCAGTTAGCGCAGGGTGAAACGGGAACTCCCCTCGCATGCACCGAGGTACTCGAACTGGCCCGCGCCAACGCTGAAGCGCGCGGCCAAAACCGGATCTCCGAGCGGGATATCGCGGCGGTGATCCTGGCGCGCTGCGGCTACCGGCCCGCCCAAAAAGATTTGTTGATTGTTGTAGAGGCGATGGCCACTCCCCCCGGTTATCGGCCGCGCGCCCACAGACCCACTCCCATGCTCGAGCGCTTTGGCCGCGATCTGACCCGAGAAGCGCAGCAGGGACAGCTCAGTGCCTTTGTGGGCCGCGAAGAAGAGGTGCAACTGGTCATCGAGACGCTCTGCCGCCGCACCAAGCGCAATCCGCTTTTGGTCGGACCGGCGGGGGTCGGAAAGACAGCGATCGTCGAAGAGCTCGCCCAGCGGCTGGTGGCTTCTCAGGTGCCGGCGGTGCTGGTAGGCGCGCGGCTTTTTGCTGTGCAGCCTTCGACGCTGGTGGCCGGGACGAGCGTGGTTGGCGAACTGGAAAACCGCTTCAAGGCGCTGCTCAAAGAAGCGTCCCAGGATGGGGTGCTTTTGTTTATCGACGAGGTGCACTCGGTCGTCGGGGCGGGGGGACGCACCGGCACCGACGATGTGGCAAGCCTGCTCAAGCCCGCCCTCGCCCGGGGCGAGATCGCCTGCATCGCCGCCACCACCGACGACGAATTTCGCCGCTATATCGAACCGGACGCTGCCCTTGAACGGCGCTTTCAGCCCATCCGCATCCAGGAATTGAACGCCGAGCAGACCCTCGTGGTGCTCGGTGCCCTGGCCGGTGAACTGGGGCAATTGCGCGGCGTGCAGGTGGGGGGGGCGGCGCTAAGCTGGCTGGTGGATTTTGCCGCCCAGTTTCTGCCCAATCGCCGCTTTCCCGACAAGGCCATCGATTTGCTGGAGCAGTGTATCGCCTACGCCGTCGCCCGCGACAAGCACGCCGTCGAGCTTGCCGACGCCGCGGCGGTGGCCCGGCGGATGGTGGGGATGCCCGTCGCTGTGACCGAGAGGCTGGCGGCCCTCAGGCGCGAACTGCCGGGGCGGGTGGCGCTGGTGGAAGAAGATATTCAGGCGCTGGTGGGCCGCCTGAATGTGACCTTGCGCAGCCTCGATCTGCGGCCCGCCCGCCCCAACGCGGCGCTGCTGTTGGTCGACCGGGCCGCCGCCCTGGGCGAAGCGCTCGGCGGCGCCCTGGCTGAGTTGCTCTTCGGCAGTGCTGAACGGGTGATTGCTATCGACTTCGGCAGTTTCACCAGCCCGGCGGATCTCTCCATGCTGCTGGGAGCCCCGCCGGGCTACGTCGGGTATGCCGACACCCTGCCCATCCATCGCCTCGCCCAGATGCCCTGGTGCGTGCTGCGCTGCGACAACGTCCACGCCTGCCACCCCCAGATCCGCCAGGTGCTGGCCCAGGCGCTCGAATCCGGCTTTTTCACCGATGCCCACGGCAAACGCGCCTACCTGAGCGACGCGGTCGTGCTGATCACCGCCGAAGTGGCGCTCGCCTCCCAGCGCAGCCTCGGTTTTGCCGGGGAGCGGCCCGCTGCGGATTCGGAGTCTCCGGGGATTATTCAATCCGCCAGTGCGATGCTGGGGGCCGGTTTTGTCGACCGCTGCGATCTGGTCTTCGCGGCGGTGGCCGGTGCCGATGCCGCCCAACAGCGCTGGCTGCGCGAACGGCTGCTTGCGGAGCTCTCGGTACGCTACCGACGGCAGGGGCTCGAATTGCACTGGGACGATAGTCTGGTGCAGTGGCTGGCCGGTCAGCGCACCGCCCAAAGCGGCCCGCGCGACTGGGAGCGGTTGGTCGATGAGCGCCTCAGCCCGGCCCTCATCGAACATCTGCCTTTCGGCGAGCAGGTGCGCTCGCTCGTTGTCCGCTTCGAGGCCGGCACCATCCGCACCGATGACTATCAACCCGAGGAGCGACAGCGCCATGATGGAATTTGA
- a CDS encoding T3SS (YopN, CesT) and YbjN peptide-binding chaperone 1, whose translation MEFETEPQRQVFDKILPWVYEIFGEKAVNVHEDKPLIRISFGSAFVVANVYPWREDAVINVRSYVVTNVEMSAELMHFLLRENDDMRFGAFGIDEEHDIFFEYAIVGSTCDMPELKAAVGAVAFSADEYDDQIVARWGGERAVDR comes from the coding sequence ATGGAATTTGAAACCGAACCCCAACGTCAGGTTTTTGACAAGATCCTGCCCTGGGTCTACGAAATATTCGGCGAAAAAGCCGTGAATGTCCACGAAGACAAGCCGCTCATCCGCATCTCCTTCGGCTCGGCTTTTGTCGTGGCGAACGTCTATCCGTGGCGCGAGGACGCCGTGATCAACGTCCGCTCCTACGTCGTCACCAACGTCGAGATGAGCGCCGAGCTGATGCACTTTTTGCTGCGGGAGAACGACGACATGCGCTTCGGCGCCTTCGGCATCGATGAGGAACACGACATCTTCTTCGAGTACGCCATCGTCGGCTCCACCTGCGACATGCCCGAACTGAAAGCAGCAGTGGGCGCGGTGGCCTTCAGCGCCGACGAGTACGACGATCAGATCGTGGCGCGCTGGGGCGGGGAGCGGGCGGTGGACCGCTAG
- the lepB gene encoding signal peptidase I: protein MSSSPNPQPEDNKLWSFLKSQRENIQSIAVALVLTFTIQTFAAQAFYIPSGSMEPTLLINDRLMVEKITYDFSAPERGQIIVFTPPKNHFNSNDQPFIKRVIGLPGDTVEVKAGKVLINGKPLDEKYIAEPPAYVMPPVKVPADQYFVMGDNRNNSFDSHIWGFLPRQNVIGRAIFRFWPLDRLGPLG, encoded by the coding sequence ATGAGCTCATCGCCCAATCCCCAACCCGAGGACAATAAGCTCTGGTCCTTTCTCAAAAGCCAGCGCGAGAATATTCAGTCCATCGCTGTGGCGCTGGTGTTGACCTTCACCATCCAGACGTTCGCCGCCCAGGCGTTTTATATCCCCTCGGGCTCCATGGAGCCGACATTGCTCATCAACGATCGCCTGATGGTCGAGAAGATCACCTACGACTTCTCCGCCCCCGAGCGCGGTCAGATCATCGTCTTCACTCCGCCCAAGAACCATTTCAACAGCAACGATCAACCCTTTATAAAGCGGGTGATCGGTCTACCGGGCGACACGGTGGAAGTCAAAGCGGGCAAGGTGCTCATCAACGGCAAACCGCTCGACGAAAAATACATCGCCGAGCCGCCCGCCTACGTCATGCCCCCGGTTAAAGTGCCCGCCGACCAGTACTTTGTGATGGGCGACAACCGCAACAACAGCTTTGACTCCCACATTTGGGGCTTTCTGCCGCGCCAAAACGTGATCGGCCGGGCCATCTTCCGCTTCTGGCCCCTTGACCGGCTCGGTCCGCTCGGCTAA
- a CDS encoding YegS/Rv2252/BmrU family lipid kinase: MKRRAWLIFNPVAGRGNGETDLSLIEQALQEKFDLHVLLTSPEQKADALAREALACGAEIVIASGGDGTLSAVAGAVAGSHAALGIVPRGTANSVALALQLPQDLPAACRVILQERTRRIDMARCNGQPMILQAGIGYGARTIGTASRESKNALGVLAYILSGLQQLQDLEQFSVTLDTEEQLITCKAVAVTVANLAPPTSVLAQGPAQVRPDDGELDITIVAASGLVEAVTTGYHLLWTALRDQPAQRENVGFLRARKVRIVAEPVQESMVDGELVGTTPMEIECLAGALNVLIDAPEDVEQPAEQKLEGLPGLQVELKE; this comes from the coding sequence ATGAAAAGAAGAGCCTGGCTAATTTTCAACCCAGTTGCCGGGCGCGGCAATGGTGAGACCGATCTCAGCCTTATCGAGCAAGCCCTTCAAGAAAAATTCGATCTGCATGTGCTTTTGACCAGTCCGGAACAAAAAGCGGACGCCCTTGCCCGCGAGGCGCTCGCCTGTGGGGCGGAGATCGTGATCGCCTCGGGCGGGGACGGGACACTCTCGGCGGTGGCCGGGGCGGTGGCGGGCAGCCACGCCGCCCTCGGGATCGTTCCCCGCGGTACGGCCAATTCGGTGGCCCTGGCGCTGCAACTGCCCCAGGATCTGCCCGCCGCCTGCCGGGTGATTCTTCAGGAGCGTACCCGCCGCATCGACATGGCCCGCTGCAACGGCCAGCCGATGATCCTGCAAGCCGGAATCGGCTACGGTGCGCGCACCATCGGCACGGCTTCGCGCGAGAGCAAAAACGCCCTGGGCGTGCTCGCCTACATTCTTTCCGGCTTGCAGCAGCTGCAAGATCTCGAACAATTCAGCGTCACCCTCGACACCGAGGAGCAGCTCATCACCTGCAAGGCGGTGGCGGTGACCGTGGCCAATCTGGCGCCGCCTACTTCTGTGCTTGCCCAGGGACCGGCGCAAGTTCGGCCCGATGACGGCGAGCTCGATATCACGATCGTCGCCGCAAGCGGTCTGGTCGAGGCGGTGACGACCGGCTATCACCTGCTGTGGACAGCCCTGCGCGATCAGCCTGCCCAGCGCGAGAACGTCGGTTTCCTGCGCGCCCGCAAAGTGCGCATCGTCGCCGAGCCGGTCCAGGAATCGATGGTCGATGGTGAACTGGTGGGGACAACCCCCATGGAAATCGAGTGTCTGGCCGGTGCACTGAATGTACTGATCGATGCGCCCGAGGACGTTGAGCAACCCGCCGAGCAGAAACTCGAAGGACTGCCGGGCCTGCAGGTGGAGCTTAAAGAGTAG
- a CDS encoding nucleoside hydrolase produces MRKPVIHDQDGHADDLVATLLLALHPAMDLKAVVVNSGDCIPQVSAAVLAALLDRLGQGGVPVAWQHHALPHPFPLTWQRESLNYLRAFPEAERYYPDAAGTRLLTEAILSVGEPVTLLVTGPCTNLAAALRAAPEIARQLDRVVLMAGGLEVGGNVAGEQDHDGSAEWNLYCDPPAAAYCLQAGLTLDFVTLDVTNFVPMTARFVETLRSSGGACRLAAELLAGVEQQNYFFWDTLAALLTCEPDYLPREHQSLIVRTETPSEGRLEKTASGVPARVFEPDNDLETLGARVEARVIEILSAL; encoded by the coding sequence TTGCGAAAGCCGGTCATCCACGATCAAGACGGTCACGCCGACGATCTGGTCGCCACATTGCTATTGGCGCTCCATCCAGCCATGGATCTGAAGGCCGTCGTCGTCAACAGCGGCGACTGTATCCCCCAGGTCTCCGCCGCCGTCCTTGCCGCCCTACTCGACCGTCTGGGACAAGGCGGAGTGCCGGTGGCCTGGCAGCACCATGCCCTGCCCCACCCGTTTCCGCTCACCTGGCAGCGCGAGAGCCTCAACTATCTGCGCGCCTTTCCGGAAGCTGAACGGTACTACCCGGACGCCGCCGGCACGCGGCTGCTCACCGAGGCCATTCTGAGTGTGGGTGAACCGGTGACTTTGCTGGTCACCGGCCCCTGCACCAACCTGGCAGCAGCCCTGCGCGCCGCGCCTGAGATTGCGCGGCAACTGGATCGCGTCGTATTGATGGCCGGGGGACTGGAGGTAGGAGGCAACGTCGCAGGCGAGCAAGACCACGACGGCAGCGCCGAGTGGAATCTTTACTGTGACCCGCCAGCCGCGGCCTACTGCCTGCAAGCCGGGCTCACTCTGGATTTTGTCACCCTCGATGTCACCAATTTTGTGCCGATGACCGCCCGCTTCGTCGAAACCTTGCGCTCAAGCGGCGGTGCCTGTCGTCTGGCCGCCGAATTGCTCGCAGGCGTCGAGCAGCAGAACTATTTTTTCTGGGACACCCTGGCCGCGCTTTTGACCTGTGAGCCGGACTATCTGCCCCGCGAACACCAGTCGCTCATCGTGCGCACCGAAACGCCCAGCGAGGGACGGCTCGAAAAAACCGCCTCGGGTGTGCCCGCGCGTGTCTTCGAGCCTGATAACGACCTGGAGACTCTGGGAGCGCGGGTGGAGGCGCGGGTAATCGAAATTTTGAGCGCCCTCTAA